Proteins from one Lepidochelys kempii isolate rLepKem1 chromosome 6, rLepKem1.hap2, whole genome shotgun sequence genomic window:
- the TLCD3B gene encoding ceramide synthase isoform X1, with the protein MFHPLVAGGIVFPGLFLLAKNSLKRLPWLQWDEADAVIISARAVSSIQAVMASTAGYIVFSSCQHVIDDQHWLTSAYTEFAVPYFIYDIYAMFLCHWHKYRVKGHEAAGPRSLRTVTRAFLHKEFLMVLHHLCMVLVCFPLSVVWRQGKGDFFLGCMLMAELSTPFVSLGKVLILYKRQHTLLHKVNGLLMLVTFFCCRILLFPYMYRAYGRHAGLPLHRVPLALPPAYNLGAALLLAPQLYWFGLICRGAVRLFRPAPPTDPALRNGHGPGGRALD; encoded by the exons ATGTTTCACCCCTTGGTGGCTGGGGGCATCGTCTTCCCAGGGCTCTTCCTGCTGGCCAAGAACAGCCTCAAGCGGctgccctggctgcagtgggatgAGGCCGACGCTGTCATCATCTCAGCCAG A GCTGTCTCCTCCATCCAAGCCGTCATGGCCTCCACAGCCGGATACATCGTTTTCAGCTCCTGCCAACACGTTATCGATGACCA GCATTGGCTGACGAGCGCCTACACGGAGTTTGCGGTGCCCTACTTCATCTACGACATCTACGCCATGTTCCTGTGCCATTGGCACAAGTACCGGGTGAAGGGGCACGAGGCTGCGGGGCCCCGCTCGCTGCGCACCGTCACCCGCGCCTTCCTGCACAAGGAGTTCCTCATGGTGCTGCACCACCTCTGCATGGTGCTGGTGTGCTTCCCCCTCTCCGTG gtgTGGCGCCAGGGGAAGGGCGATTTCTTCCTGGGCTGCATGCTGATGGCCGAGCTGAGCACCCCCTTCGTCTCTCTGGGCAAGGTGCTCATCCTG tacAAGCGGCAGCACACCCTGCTGCACAAGGTGAACGGGCTGCTCATGCTGGTGACCTTCTTCTGCTGCCGCATCCTGCTCTTCCCCTACATGTACCGGGCCTACGGGCGCCACGCCGGGCTGCCCCTGCACCGCGTGCCCCTCGCCCTGCCGCCCGCCTACAACCTGGGCGccgccctgctcctggccccccagCTCTACTGGTTCGGCCTCATCTGCCGTGGGGCCGTCCGCCTcttccgccccgccccgcccacgGACCCCGCCCTGCGCAACGGGCATGGCCCCGGGGGGCGGGCGCTGGACTGA
- the TLCD3B gene encoding ceramide synthase isoform X2 has protein sequence MASTAGYIVFSSCQHVIDDQHWLTSAYTEFAVPYFIYDIYAMFLCHWHKYRVKGHEAAGPRSLRTVTRAFLHKEFLMVLHHLCMVLVCFPLSVVWRQGKGDFFLGCMLMAELSTPFVSLGKVLILYKRQHTLLHKVNGLLMLVTFFCCRILLFPYMYRAYGRHAGLPLHRVPLALPPAYNLGAALLLAPQLYWFGLICRGAVRLFRPAPPTDPALRNGHGPGGRALD, from the exons ATGGCCTCCACAGCCGGATACATCGTTTTCAGCTCCTGCCAACACGTTATCGATGACCA GCATTGGCTGACGAGCGCCTACACGGAGTTTGCGGTGCCCTACTTCATCTACGACATCTACGCCATGTTCCTGTGCCATTGGCACAAGTACCGGGTGAAGGGGCACGAGGCTGCGGGGCCCCGCTCGCTGCGCACCGTCACCCGCGCCTTCCTGCACAAGGAGTTCCTCATGGTGCTGCACCACCTCTGCATGGTGCTGGTGTGCTTCCCCCTCTCCGTG gtgTGGCGCCAGGGGAAGGGCGATTTCTTCCTGGGCTGCATGCTGATGGCCGAGCTGAGCACCCCCTTCGTCTCTCTGGGCAAGGTGCTCATCCTG tacAAGCGGCAGCACACCCTGCTGCACAAGGTGAACGGGCTGCTCATGCTGGTGACCTTCTTCTGCTGCCGCATCCTGCTCTTCCCCTACATGTACCGGGCCTACGGGCGCCACGCCGGGCTGCCCCTGCACCGCGTGCCCCTCGCCCTGCCGCCCGCCTACAACCTGGGCGccgccctgctcctggccccccagCTCTACTGGTTCGGCCTCATCTGCCGTGGGGCCGTCCGCCTcttccgccccgccccgcccacgGACCCCGCCCTGCGCAACGGGCATGGCCCCGGGGGGCGGGCGCTGGACTGA